The following proteins are co-located in the Cytophagia bacterium CHB2 genome:
- a CDS encoding adenylate/guanylate cyclase domain-containing protein, protein MGICHFSCFLAPARPPRAGANTLSPQTMHRRGLPNGRRVALPVVEKPQNWLQRPFKRALQFFSGLEIKYKLSINIAIIVVMVIVFFSALILPIQHRVLDNATMETCTYLLKKLSQSIYSSLLLNNPAEVQLEVARTRQMGVKGLQYILIFDRTGAMIATSDTIKTKRALSPATLEALSQQETISLREDEFYYEFYYPIMARMDAGGGRKPLLGVGCVGFSKQILTEPIVSTQRRILAMAALVIIISVWVIYFFAQKMVDEIHALSHAAREIGNGNLDVSVQPRSSDELGQLAREFNNMIVHLREKLQMQKFLSKLTVQMIHQRGGHRVEPYAGERRDVTILFSDIRNFSAIAEDSEPEQIVRLINIYFDLQTRIIEANGGVVDKFMGDQIMAVFQGPAMVEEAVRAATEIQRAVKELNRQRRAGGEITFELGIGINNGLAVMGNMGSKNRMDYTVIGDVVNIANRLCNLARSGQIIAEYNIARSLNGAYVVNRLDAIVVKGRSKPVEISEIGYEIDHTA, encoded by the coding sequence CGGAAGGAGAGTTGCGTTGCCGGTGGTTGAAAAACCGCAAAACTGGCTGCAGCGCCCTTTTAAACGGGCGCTGCAATTTTTTAGCGGACTTGAGATCAAGTACAAGCTCAGCATCAACATCGCCATCATCGTTGTGATGGTGATCGTTTTTTTTAGTGCGCTGATCTTGCCGATCCAGCATCGCGTGTTGGATAACGCGACCATGGAAACCTGCACCTACTTGTTAAAAAAGTTAAGCCAGAGCATTTACAGCAGCCTGCTGCTCAACAATCCCGCGGAAGTTCAACTCGAAGTCGCGCGCACCCGGCAAATGGGAGTCAAGGGTTTGCAGTATATTCTGATCTTTGACCGCACCGGCGCGATGATTGCGACCTCCGATACCATCAAAACAAAACGCGCGCTCAGCCCGGCAACGCTCGAAGCCCTGTCCCAGCAGGAAACCATTTCATTGCGCGAAGATGAATTTTACTATGAATTTTATTATCCCATCATGGCGCGCATGGATGCCGGCGGCGGGCGCAAGCCGTTGCTGGGCGTTGGTTGTGTGGGCTTTTCGAAGCAAATACTGACCGAGCCGATCGTCAGCACGCAGCGCCGCATTCTGGCAATGGCGGCTCTGGTGATCATCATCTCGGTGTGGGTGATTTATTTTTTCGCGCAGAAAATGGTGGACGAGATTCATGCGCTGTCGCACGCCGCGCGCGAAATCGGCAACGGCAATCTCGACGTCAGCGTGCAGCCGCGCAGCAGCGACGAACTGGGCCAGCTCGCGCGCGAATTCAACAACATGATCGTCCATCTGCGCGAAAAATTGCAGATGCAAAAATTCCTGTCGAAACTTACCGTGCAAATGATTCACCAGCGCGGCGGGCATCGCGTCGAACCTTATGCCGGCGAGCGTCGCGACGTTACGATTCTGTTTTCGGATATCCGCAATTTCTCTGCTATTGCCGAAGATTCCGAACCGGAGCAAATCGTCCGGCTGATCAACATCTATTTTGATTTGCAAACCCGCATTATCGAAGCGAATGGCGGCGTGGTGGACAAGTTTATGGGTGATCAGATCATGGCGGTTTTTCAAGGCCCAGCCATGGTGGAAGAAGCGGTGCGCGCGGCCACGGAAATTCAACGCGCGGTCAAAGAATTGAACCGCCAGCGCCGCGCCGGCGGAGAAATTACGTTCGAGCTGGGCATTGGCATCAATAACGGCCTTGCCGTGATGGGCAACATGGGTTCGAAGAATCGTATGGATTATACGGTGATCGGCGATGTGGTCAATATCGCCAATCGCCTGTGCAATCTCGCGCGCAGCGGCCAAATCATTGCGGAGTATAATATCGCCCGCAGCCTGAACGGCGCTTACGTCGTCAACCGGCTCGACGCCATCGTGGTAAAAGGTCGCAGCAAGCCGGTAGAAATCAGCGAAATCGGCTACGAGATCGATCACACGGCTTGA
- a CDS encoding Gx transporter family protein yields MRSPTDSRAQKITRTALLAGFGLVMFLFESALPRPLPWAKPGLANIATLIALYALGPTSAWAVTILRVILGSFILGTFFNPGFWLSLAGGLASVLVMTLAQKHGRRAFSIIGVSLLGALAHVLAQITLAGILIVQRLEILYLLPLMLWPALFAGFIVGIVALLLLDHAKVITGDSL; encoded by the coding sequence ATGCGATCACCTACTGATTCACGCGCGCAAAAAATCACGCGTACCGCGCTGCTCGCCGGTTTCGGCCTGGTGATGTTTCTGTTTGAGTCTGCCCTGCCGCGGCCATTGCCCTGGGCCAAACCGGGCCTGGCGAATATCGCGACGCTTATCGCCTTGTATGCGCTCGGCCCAACAAGCGCATGGGCCGTGACGATCTTGCGTGTGATTCTGGGAAGCTTCATCCTCGGCACGTTTTTCAATCCTGGCTTCTGGCTGTCATTGGCGGGCGGTCTGGCCTCGGTTTTGGTCATGACGCTTGCCCAAAAGCACGGTCGCCGCGCCTTCAGCATTATCGGCGTCAGCTTGCTGGGCGCGCTTGCGCACGTCCTGGCGCAAATCACCCTAGCAGGAATATTGATTGTGCAACGTTTAGAGATTTTGTATCTTCTCCCGCTTATGTTATGGCCGGCTTTGTTTGCGGGATTTATTGTGGGTATTGTCGCGTTGTTGCTATTGGATCATGCGAAGGTGATAACCGGCGACAGCCTTTGA
- a CDS encoding tetratricopeptide repeat protein encodes MTILKPVLAFIMKFPVLLTAFVLIISLQGCAYFNTYYNTKKLYKEALDERKRRPTTAPDKPTSAEIQKLDKTIEKGSKILQLHPNSKYVDDTLLMLGECFFQKQEYPQALRKFNELTSIFPKSDLVPAALLWKARTYIEQEDFTNAEAVLKDLQNRKKSGDILYQAQYYLAEIYYRQEQYDPAARLFEPAAKKMSDKKLRTEAYLRWGECRFKLKQYHEAAKAYYQASKQDVEIDIKFNAGLSFTRALKADSSYDKALIKLNSMQKEFSNHKDLSWVRFEIADCKLRQGKREEAEDLFAAINANDKRTEASAAAFFVMGDLYQRTKYDYAKAKEAFDKVRSENNRSAYAEEAQRRAKAIDDYQKLKNAISLLEMQQNSPGDEAKLAAALEQKGKSTRASIRRLPSKKLDLSNDPAKLRNDLADQWINLAELYYYQFEQPDSAIYMYQNVIRDFGDTEAAPAAMYALAFLRPSQDSSSTAERDSLLQLLATKYSNTRHGREARKRLGFTDAGEPQAATASEKFRRAEDLLLTNENPQEAIRLLQDLSQTQNDPEMASKSLFAIGWIYENKLTDNTQAYAAYKQLLEKFPTSAYSNKVRKKVSAFEKQTAAAAADSSSVQQKASEDLRTRIEQDRQDAPAPIEKTRVQDEKPPAQQDNAEKVDDVSQDDDDDDVPPPR; translated from the coding sequence ATGACAATCCTTAAACCTGTTCTGGCATTTATCATGAAGTTCCCAGTTTTGCTGACCGCCTTCGTTCTCATAATCAGCCTCCAGGGCTGTGCTTACTTTAATACCTACTACAACACCAAAAAGCTTTATAAAGAAGCGTTGGATGAGCGCAAGCGCCGGCCCACCACCGCGCCGGACAAACCCACCTCTGCCGAAATTCAAAAGCTCGACAAAACCATCGAAAAAGGCTCGAAAATTCTGCAGCTCCACCCCAATTCCAAGTATGTCGACGACACCTTGTTGATGTTGGGCGAATGTTTTTTTCAAAAGCAGGAATACCCGCAAGCCTTGCGCAAATTCAACGAGCTGACCTCCATCTTTCCGAAAAGCGATCTGGTGCCCGCGGCGTTGTTGTGGAAAGCGCGAACCTACATCGAGCAGGAGGATTTTACCAACGCCGAAGCGGTATTGAAAGACCTGCAAAATCGCAAAAAAAGCGGGGATATTCTATATCAGGCGCAATACTATCTCGCAGAAATCTACTACCGCCAGGAACAATACGATCCGGCCGCCCGCCTGTTCGAACCTGCGGCAAAAAAGATGTCCGACAAAAAGCTGCGCACGGAAGCTTATCTGCGCTGGGGTGAATGCCGCTTTAAGCTCAAACAGTATCACGAGGCGGCGAAGGCATACTATCAAGCCAGCAAACAAGATGTTGAGATCGACATCAAATTCAACGCCGGCCTGTCGTTCACGCGCGCCCTCAAGGCCGACAGCAGTTATGACAAGGCGTTGATCAAGCTCAACAGCATGCAAAAAGAGTTCAGCAATCATAAAGATCTGTCATGGGTAAGATTCGAGATTGCAGATTGCAAGCTGCGGCAGGGCAAGCGTGAAGAAGCGGAAGATTTGTTTGCCGCGATCAATGCGAACGACAAACGCACGGAAGCCTCCGCGGCGGCGTTTTTTGTGATGGGCGACTTGTATCAACGCACGAAGTATGACTATGCCAAGGCCAAGGAGGCGTTTGACAAAGTCCGTTCCGAGAACAACCGCTCTGCGTATGCCGAAGAAGCGCAACGTCGGGCCAAGGCCATTGACGATTATCAAAAACTGAAAAACGCCATCAGCTTGCTGGAAATGCAGCAAAACTCTCCGGGAGACGAGGCCAAGCTTGCGGCCGCGCTGGAGCAAAAAGGCAAGAGCACGCGCGCCTCGATCCGCCGCCTGCCTTCCAAAAAGCTGGATCTCTCGAACGATCCCGCCAAACTTAGAAATGATTTGGCCGATCAATGGATTAATTTGGCTGAGTTGTATTACTATCAATTCGAACAGCCGGACTCGGCGATTTACATGTATCAAAACGTTATCCGTGATTTCGGCGATACCGAGGCCGCGCCTGCCGCGATGTATGCACTTGCTTTTTTGCGCCCGTCGCAGGACTCGTCCAGCACGGCGGAACGCGATAGTTTATTACAGCTTCTCGCGACCAAGTATAGCAATACCCGGCACGGCCGCGAGGCGCGCAAACGCCTGGGATTCACCGATGCCGGTGAGCCACAAGCCGCCACGGCCTCGGAAAAATTCCGGCGCGCGGAAGATTTGTTGTTGACGAATGAAAATCCGCAAGAGGCGATTCGCTTGCTTCAAGATTTGTCGCAAACACAAAACGATCCCGAGATGGCCTCCAAATCATTGTTTGCGATCGGCTGGATTTATGAAAATAAGCTGACGGACAATACGCAGGCCTACGCTGCCTATAAACAATTGCTCGAAAAATTCCCCACCTCTGCTTATTCAAACAAAGTGCGCAAGAAAGTTTCGGCTTTCGAAAAGCAAACCGCCGCGGCAGCAGCCGACAGTAGCTCCGTGCAGCAAAAAGCCAGCGAGGATTTGCGCACGCGCATTGAACAGGATCGCCAAGACGCGCCGGCGCCAATCGAAAAGACAAGAGTCCAAGACGAAAAGCCGCCGGCACAACAGGATAATGCAGAAAAAGTCGACGATGTTAGCCAAGATGATGACGACGATGATGTGCCTCCGCCGAGATAA
- a CDS encoding tetratricopeptide repeat protein, with protein MRNCCLFKIKTATILALLLVVQTLTAQTLFNRDGRSARALGLGGAHLIASPDPLAAAWNPALLAALRDVQFALSIDDAFDLTHAGLAGFWPQYGGVGVNVLQLFDGQHELDRLSLGWGKALSPFLSAGLSAHWNRADHGESTESFTTASFGLILHPFGGRIAVSEEFADYDFFNSPLSPYRFAFSLQASDVALGGKHLQTYYKSSMALRLGNRAPSLFASLEWRDDDPFARLGMAVPIVPRFALYSSITDFNSKRSALGGAFLSDRYAFDLAYTFLDKSVRGGLSLRLGASPLERARNHYEAGNKMAEMQNYRAALRELRHYRAYEPEMEKAGQLLQALAIKVASEDRQIRLLLDEARAFELRHRYLSAALNYLQVLKMDRGHREARDRLAVLQPRLDIYLNQLYTRGVQAFEEGNFEVAHKAFENILLVRPDYPKAAYYTAQLKEVRAKQAEEIFLRGLGYYSQKNYPKAITDFEEAINLAPNYTEARENLEKARAGLAQQIKQNDRLFAQARRLQQKQQYLSAYNLYRQILDSDATHEAARQEIKTLQGRIDEFISTKMQAGERAFQRGDLAAAEEQFQAILKMSPGHREANNYRQRIAEAKRGRIESHMRNAMSLFDARLWSRAVEAFERVLEVEPSNKLAASKRNQALSMIDLKDLYEQGERYYNRGQFTQAMELFDRVLAKDPNHVEAKRYLDNSQRQLHLKIEQHFNRGLTYYANEDYDNAIKEWERVLAFNPEHAQSLQYREQARQKLEALQKLMTQ; from the coding sequence ATGCGTAATTGTTGCCTTTTCAAAATTAAGACAGCCACGATACTCGCGTTGCTGCTCGTCGTTCAGACGCTGACCGCCCAAACATTGTTCAACCGGGACGGGCGCTCGGCGCGCGCGCTCGGCCTGGGCGGCGCCCATCTTATTGCCTCGCCCGATCCGCTCGCAGCCGCGTGGAATCCGGCGTTGCTCGCAGCTCTGCGCGATGTGCAGTTTGCCCTGAGTATCGATGATGCATTCGATTTGACGCATGCAGGCCTTGCCGGTTTTTGGCCGCAATACGGCGGCGTCGGCGTGAATGTGCTGCAGCTTTTCGACGGCCAGCACGAGCTTGACCGCCTGAGCCTGGGTTGGGGCAAAGCCCTCTCACCGTTTTTGTCGGCAGGCCTGTCCGCGCATTGGAATCGTGCGGATCACGGCGAGAGTACGGAAAGCTTTACCACCGCCTCGTTCGGTTTGATTTTGCATCCGTTTGGCGGCCGCATTGCTGTGTCCGAAGAATTTGCCGATTATGATTTTTTTAATTCGCCGCTCTCGCCTTACCGTTTTGCCTTCTCACTCCAGGCAAGTGACGTGGCTCTCGGCGGCAAGCATCTGCAAACTTACTACAAGAGCAGTATGGCGTTGCGCCTGGGCAATCGGGCGCCCTCGTTGTTTGCTTCACTTGAATGGCGCGACGACGATCCGTTTGCGCGCCTGGGGATGGCCGTGCCGATTGTCCCGCGTTTTGCGCTGTATTCCTCCATCACGGATTTCAACAGCAAGCGCAGCGCGCTTGGCGGAGCATTTTTAAGCGATCGTTATGCTTTCGACTTGGCGTATACCTTTCTCGACAAAAGCGTTCGCGGCGGTTTGAGTTTGCGTCTCGGCGCCAGCCCGCTGGAACGCGCCCGCAATCATTATGAAGCCGGCAACAAAATGGCGGAAATGCAAAACTACCGCGCTGCGCTGCGTGAACTGCGTCATTATCGCGCCTATGAGCCGGAGATGGAAAAGGCGGGGCAACTGTTGCAGGCGCTCGCCATCAAGGTTGCTTCCGAAGACCGGCAGATTCGGTTATTATTGGATGAAGCGCGCGCCTTCGAGTTGCGGCACAGATACTTGAGCGCGGCGCTAAACTATTTGCAAGTCCTAAAAATGGATCGCGGCCACCGCGAGGCGCGCGACCGGTTGGCGGTGCTGCAGCCGCGCCTGGATATTTATCTCAATCAGCTTTATACGCGCGGGGTGCAGGCGTTTGAAGAAGGCAACTTTGAGGTCGCGCACAAGGCCTTTGAAAACATCCTGCTGGTGCGTCCGGATTATCCCAAAGCCGCGTACTATACTGCGCAACTCAAGGAGGTGCGTGCCAAACAAGCCGAGGAGATTTTTCTGCGCGGCCTGGGTTATTACAGCCAGAAAAATTACCCCAAGGCCATCACCGATTTCGAAGAAGCGATCAATCTTGCGCCAAACTACACAGAAGCGCGCGAAAACCTCGAGAAAGCGCGCGCCGGCCTCGCCCAGCAGATCAAACAAAATGACCGGCTGTTTGCACAAGCCCGGCGCTTGCAGCAAAAGCAGCAATACCTCAGCGCCTACAATCTATATCGTCAAATTCTGGATTCCGATGCCACCCATGAGGCCGCCCGTCAAGAGATCAAAACGCTGCAGGGCCGCATCGATGAGTTCATTTCAACCAAGATGCAAGCGGGCGAGCGCGCGTTTCAACGGGGCGATCTCGCGGCAGCGGAGGAACAGTTTCAAGCGATCTTGAAAATGTCTCCCGGCCATCGTGAGGCCAACAACTACCGCCAGCGCATCGCGGAGGCAAAACGCGGCCGCATCGAAAGCCACATGCGCAACGCCATGTCGCTGTTTGACGCCCGGCTTTGGTCGCGCGCCGTGGAAGCCTTCGAGCGCGTGTTGGAAGTCGAGCCTTCGAACAAACTGGCGGCAAGCAAGCGCAATCAGGCGCTGTCGATGATCGATCTCAAGGATTTGTATGAACAGGGCGAGCGCTATTACAACCGCGGGCAGTTTACGCAAGCGATGGAGCTGTTCGATCGCGTGCTCGCGAAAGATCCCAATCATGTGGAAGCGAAACGCTATTTGGACAATTCCCAGCGCCAACTGCACCTCAAGATTGAACAGCATTTCAATCGCGGGTTGACCTATTACGCCAACGAAGATTATGACAATGCCATCAAAGAATGGGAGCGCGTTCTCGCATTTAATCCCGAACATGCGCAGTCGCTCCAATATCGCGAGCAAGCCCGCCAAAAACTCGAAGCGCTCCAAAAGCTGATGACGCAGTAA
- a CDS encoding NusG domain II-containing protein gives MPADRAAMFNTPALPPHSLKRILRQSKWGDYAVAGVFVALASASMWLPSLGPANGQARLAQVLIANIRIREIALQQPQIVSFQGARGEVTLEVAAQRIRVRSSACPNQFCVKQGFVSRPGQMLVCVPNRLVVLITGAQQNELDAITY, from the coding sequence TTGCCTGCTGATCGCGCAGCCATGTTCAACACCCCGGCGCTTCCGCCGCACTCGCTCAAACGCATCCTTCGGCAAAGCAAATGGGGCGACTACGCCGTGGCCGGCGTGTTTGTGGCGCTTGCTTCTGCAAGCATGTGGCTTCCCTCCCTTGGCCCGGCAAATGGACAAGCCCGCCTGGCTCAGGTACTCATCGCCAATATCCGCATTCGCGAAATTGCTTTGCAGCAGCCGCAAATCGTTTCCTTCCAGGGTGCGCGCGGTGAAGTCACGCTGGAGGTTGCGGCGCAACGCATACGTGTCCGGTCGAGCGCGTGTCCCAACCAATTTTGTGTGAAACAGGGTTTCGTATCGCGGCCAGGACAAATGCTGGTATGTGTTCCCAATCGCCTCGTGGTGTTGATTACCGGCGCGCAACAAAACGAACTCGATGCGATCACCTACTGA
- a CDS encoding NAD-dependent deacylase, producing the protein MHNFDAKLLALLRGASRVAILTGAGISAESGLPTFRGPGGWWRNYRAEDLATPEAFERDPRLVWEWYRHRRAQVQQHLPNAGHSALAEMQRRAGHLTLVTQCVDRYHQQAGARGVIELHGNLIESRCLQCGAQTEGATEIWRDGLPYCACGGLRRPAVVWFGESLPGAALQQAFRAAEECDIFFSIGTSALVYPAAHLPHLARDAGAAIVEINPEKTPLTPQAHWFLQGRAGEILPGLVQAFS; encoded by the coding sequence ATGCATAATTTCGACGCGAAACTTCTTGCCCTCCTGCGCGGCGCGTCTCGTGTTGCGATTTTAACCGGAGCCGGCATCTCCGCGGAAAGCGGATTGCCTACCTTTCGCGGGCCGGGCGGCTGGTGGCGGAATTATCGTGCCGAAGATTTGGCTACACCCGAAGCATTTGAGCGCGACCCTCGACTCGTGTGGGAATGGTATCGCCATCGCCGCGCGCAGGTGCAGCAACATCTTCCCAATGCCGGGCATTCTGCCTTGGCGGAAATGCAGCGCCGGGCCGGACACCTGACATTGGTCACCCAATGCGTCGATCGCTATCATCAACAAGCCGGCGCCCGCGGCGTGATCGAACTGCACGGCAATTTGATTGAGAGCCGGTGCTTGCAATGCGGCGCGCAAACCGAGGGCGCAACGGAAATCTGGCGCGACGGTTTGCCCTATTGCGCCTGCGGCGGTTTGCGGCGGCCGGCCGTGGTGTGGTTCGGCGAGAGTTTGCCCGGAGCCGCGCTGCAACAGGCTTTTCGCGCAGCGGAAGAATGTGACATCTTCTTTTCCATCGGCACGTCGGCCCTCGTTTATCCAGCGGCGCATTTGCCGCACCTCGCACGCGACGCCGGCGCCGCGATCGTTGAAATCAACCCGGAAAAAACGCCCTTGACGCCGCAAGCGCATTGGTTTTTGCAAGGCCGGGCCGGGGAGATTTTGCCCGGGTTGGTTCAGGCTTTTTCCTAA